From Gimesia panareensis, the proteins below share one genomic window:
- a CDS encoding DUF1501 domain-containing protein gives MSLFHQQHVQPHRHGFSRRSFLRNVSLGAMAAGTLSFHDLMSVSAEELRKQGRSMILLWMAGGPSQFETFDPKPGTSSAGDKGTIQTVVSGIDISEEWKQTAKVMKDIALIRSMTNKEGNHQRATYQMHTGYVPSGSVKHPSLGSNIVREIGNKELEIPSIVSVGGTTGAGFLGVDYEPFNINNPGNIPNNVAATVPDQRYQKRLGLLGRLDTEFASRGGEVVVKNHSKIYNKASAMVLSPQTKVFDLSQEPEALRQQYGENNFGKGCLLARRLVEAGSTFIEVRSNGWDNHFDISETITPRSREVDAGMAALISDLKQRGMLDRTLVVWMGEFGRTPKINARDGRDHYPRVFSAALAGGGVKGGQVIGSSTKDGSAVQDRPVTVTDLFCSICQSLNVNPKKENMSPLGRPMKIVDGGAVVKELFS, from the coding sequence ATGAGTCTTTTTCACCAACAGCATGTCCAGCCTCATCGCCATGGATTTTCGCGGCGCAGCTTTTTACGCAACGTCTCCCTGGGTGCGATGGCGGCAGGTACGCTCAGCTTTCACGATCTGATGAGTGTCTCCGCGGAAGAACTCCGCAAGCAGGGACGCTCCATGATCCTGCTCTGGATGGCCGGCGGACCCAGCCAGTTTGAAACCTTCGATCCCAAACCTGGTACATCCAGTGCCGGCGACAAGGGCACGATTCAGACAGTGGTTTCGGGGATCGATATTTCCGAAGAGTGGAAACAGACCGCGAAGGTAATGAAAGACATCGCGTTGATTCGCTCGATGACAAACAAGGAAGGCAATCACCAGCGTGCGACCTACCAGATGCATACCGGGTATGTTCCTTCAGGCAGTGTGAAGCATCCCAGCCTGGGATCGAATATTGTCCGGGAGATCGGCAACAAGGAACTGGAGATCCCTTCGATCGTTTCAGTGGGCGGGACCACCGGAGCCGGCTTCCTGGGAGTCGACTACGAGCCGTTCAATATCAATAATCCGGGGAACATCCCCAATAACGTGGCAGCCACGGTTCCTGACCAGCGTTATCAGAAACGTCTGGGACTGCTGGGGCGGCTTGATACCGAGTTCGCCAGTCGGGGCGGTGAGGTGGTCGTCAAAAATCACAGCAAGATTTACAACAAGGCCTCCGCGATGGTCCTGAGTCCGCAGACCAAAGTCTTCGACCTCAGCCAGGAGCCCGAAGCATTACGACAACAGTATGGCGAGAATAATTTCGGTAAAGGCTGCCTGCTGGCCCGTCGCCTGGTGGAAGCGGGTTCGACGTTCATCGAAGTCCGCTCCAACGGCTGGGACAACCACTTCGATATCTCTGAAACCATCACCCCGCGTTCACGGGAAGTGGATGCTGGCATGGCCGCTTTGATTTCCGACTTGAAACAGCGGGGCATGCTGGATCGCACCCTGGTGGTCTGGATGGGCGAATTCGGACGCACACCGAAGATCAATGCCCGCGATGGGCGCGACCATTATCCGCGCGTCTTCTCCGCGGCCCTGGCCGGTGGTGGCGTGAAGGGAGGCCAGGTCATTGGCTCTTCAACGAAAGATGGTTCCGCGGTTCAGGATCGCCCGGTCACGGTCACCGACCTGTTCTGCTCGATCTGCCAGTCACTCAATGTGAATCCGAAGAAGGAAAACATGAGCCCGCTGGGGCGGCCGATGAAAATCGTCGATGGAGGCGCAGTGGTCAAGGAACTGTTTTCCTGA
- a CDS encoding alpha-amylase/4-alpha-glucanotransferase domain-containing protein, which yields MGCRLRLVLVIHNHQPVGNFEGVFEESYQNSYQPFLDVLSEYPDIPFSLHTSGSLMEWLVEAHPEYIDRVRGLAESGQVEILGGPFYEPILAGIPKCDRIGQIVAYTDYLKKLFGTPVRGMWVPERVWEQSFVSDLVDAGMEFTLLDDSHFSAAGVRAEKMHGYYLSEDEGRLLKIFPDNETLRYQIPFTDPVETIHYLKEIADHHPHSVVVFGDDGEKFGAWPGTYDHVYRDGWLKRFLDLLRQNSDWLKVTTLGEAVDTVSPMGSCYLPDASYREMNEWALSSERQLELADLKEQFSEVEGFDRLKPYLRGGFWRNFRVKYSELNEMYSRMLLVSSRLQSLEATGVDAEDLPILHEARTELYRAQCNCPYWHGAFGGLYLPHLRNAIYKHLISADTLLEKITHRDNNWLEVEAADFNLDARKEIRLASHRLVSFLSPAHGGHLYELDIRGAKHNLLATLCRRPEPYHDIIRKAAQEQAQGAQNGEDIGKIHNAVRFKQPGLEQKLHYDRTPRKSLIDHFYQPGVDADTVVSGGGEMGDFVEGVYLSSVRRTDDECDVRMSRKGHVGPYEVEVTKTVSLSKSAAGSLVIQYELSQLPTDVPLHFGVEFNFAGMAAGASDRYYYNHLGKQLGQLESKLDLEKSDRIGLVDEWLGLDAALDLSSPAGIWTFPIETISQSEGGYELVHQSSVVIPHWEFVADDQGRWSVTITLSLDTSAAQAKALSEAAASGA from the coding sequence ATGGGCTGTCGACTTCGGCTCGTATTAGTCATTCACAACCATCAGCCAGTCGGGAATTTTGAAGGCGTTTTTGAAGAATCTTATCAAAATAGCTATCAGCCATTTCTCGATGTTTTGTCAGAATACCCGGATATCCCTTTTTCACTGCATACCTCAGGCAGCCTGATGGAATGGCTGGTGGAGGCCCATCCGGAATATATCGACCGCGTCCGTGGACTGGCAGAGTCCGGGCAGGTGGAAATTCTGGGCGGCCCCTTTTACGAACCGATCCTGGCCGGGATCCCCAAATGTGACCGTATCGGCCAGATCGTGGCTTATACCGACTACCTCAAAAAACTGTTCGGAACGCCCGTGCGCGGGATGTGGGTCCCGGAACGCGTCTGGGAACAGTCATTCGTTTCCGATCTGGTTGACGCCGGCATGGAGTTTACACTCCTCGACGATTCACATTTCAGTGCCGCCGGCGTCCGCGCTGAGAAAATGCACGGTTATTACCTCTCGGAAGACGAAGGTCGTCTGCTGAAAATCTTTCCCGACAATGAAACCCTGCGCTATCAGATTCCGTTTACCGATCCGGTCGAAACAATTCACTACCTGAAAGAAATTGCTGACCATCATCCCCACTCGGTGGTGGTCTTTGGGGATGACGGGGAAAAGTTCGGCGCCTGGCCCGGAACTTACGATCACGTTTACCGGGACGGCTGGTTGAAACGCTTCCTCGATCTGTTAAGACAGAACAGCGACTGGCTCAAAGTCACCACGCTGGGCGAAGCCGTCGATACCGTTTCTCCCATGGGCAGCTGTTACCTTCCCGATGCCAGTTATCGGGAAATGAACGAGTGGGCGCTCTCTTCCGAACGACAGCTGGAACTGGCGGACCTCAAGGAACAGTTCTCCGAAGTCGAAGGCTTCGATCGGCTCAAGCCGTACTTGCGGGGAGGCTTCTGGCGTAACTTCCGGGTGAAATACTCGGAACTGAATGAAATGTACTCGCGGATGCTGCTGGTCAGCAGTCGTCTGCAGAGTCTGGAAGCGACAGGTGTTGACGCCGAAGATCTGCCGATCCTGCACGAGGCGCGAACCGAGTTGTACCGTGCCCAGTGTAATTGCCCTTACTGGCACGGCGCGTTCGGCGGACTCTACCTGCCTCACCTGAGAAACGCGATCTACAAGCATCTGATCTCAGCCGACACCCTGCTCGAGAAAATTACACACCGGGACAACAACTGGCTGGAAGTCGAAGCCGCTGACTTCAATCTGGATGCCCGCAAGGAAATCCGGCTGGCCAGCCATCGTCTGGTCAGTTTTCTCTCACCGGCGCATGGCGGCCACCTGTATGAACTGGATATCCGGGGTGCAAAGCACAACCTGCTGGCGACACTCTGTCGGCGTCCCGAACCATATCACGATATCATCCGTAAAGCGGCACAGGAACAGGCGCAAGGGGCACAGAACGGAGAGGATATCGGCAAGATTCATAATGCCGTCCGCTTCAAACAACCCGGCCTGGAACAGAAGCTGCATTACGATCGCACCCCGCGCAAGTCACTGATCGATCACTTCTATCAGCCGGGCGTTGATGCGGACACCGTCGTCAGTGGCGGAGGAGAAATGGGCGATTTTGTGGAAGGCGTCTATCTGAGCTCAGTCCGTCGCACGGACGATGAATGCGATGTCCGCATGAGCCGCAAGGGACACGTCGGTCCCTATGAAGTCGAAGTGACGAAAACCGTCTCCTTGAGCAAGTCAGCAGCCGGTTCGCTGGTCATTCAGTATGAACTTTCGCAGCTTCCGACGGACGTTCCACTGCATTTCGGCGTCGAGTTCAATTTCGCCGGGATGGCCGCTGGTGCCAGTGATCGGTATTACTACAACCACCTGGGCAAGCAGCTCGGACAGCTGGAATCCAAACTGGACCTGGAGAAGAGCGATCGCATCGGTCTGGTTGATGAATGGCTGGGGCTGGATGCCGCCCTCGACCTGTCTTCGCCTGCCGGCATCTGGACCTTCCCCATCGAAACGATCAGCCAGTCTGAAGGGGGTTACGAACTCGTACATCAGAGTTCGGTTGTCATTCCCCACTGGGAGTTTGTGGCCGACGATCAGGGACGCTGGTCCGTCACCATCACCCTCTCACTGGATACCTCAGCCGCACAGGCCAAGGCGCTCAGTGAAGCAGCTGCTTCGGGCGCCTGA
- a CDS encoding galactose-1-phosphate uridylyltransferase, with protein sequence MSVIRTDPLTGLTTIFAPERAKRPMAIRDNAAREEFDQELIDSDPFAEGKEDDTTPELYAVRNSDSQPNGPGWSLRVVDNKYPALTPVSDPDSELNSFGVHEVIVECPHYETHISRLELSSFQNMFVAYRERLAVHRQNPQLRYALIFKNQGVLGGASLGHAHSQLLASQIIPEALQHEVDAVQRQHKEYGESLFEKLIHDPSTGYSALVTSTDHFDVICPYASRFAFETWLIPRSRNAHYDQSNADELTDLATLSRRLLRTLEAILGSHDLNYVIQTAPLQAGDEEEYTWTLRIFPRLAHLAGFELATNMSVNPVFPEQARDLLRKQLETGAD encoded by the coding sequence ATGTCCGTTATCCGTACTGACCCGCTGACAGGGTTAACCACGATCTTCGCGCCGGAACGCGCAAAGCGTCCCATGGCCATCAGGGACAATGCGGCCCGAGAAGAGTTCGACCAGGAACTCATCGATTCCGATCCGTTTGCGGAAGGTAAAGAAGACGATACCACGCCCGAGTTATACGCGGTTCGGAATTCGGATTCTCAACCCAACGGTCCCGGCTGGAGCCTGCGGGTGGTGGATAACAAGTATCCGGCGCTGACACCGGTTTCTGATCCTGATTCCGAACTGAATTCGTTTGGGGTGCATGAAGTCATTGTGGAATGCCCGCACTACGAAACGCACATCTCCCGACTGGAGCTGTCCAGTTTTCAAAACATGTTTGTCGCCTATCGTGAACGTCTGGCAGTACATCGACAGAATCCGCAGTTGAGATATGCGCTCATTTTCAAAAATCAGGGAGTGCTCGGAGGTGCTTCGCTGGGGCACGCGCATTCGCAGCTGCTGGCCAGCCAGATCATTCCCGAAGCCCTGCAACACGAAGTGGATGCGGTCCAACGCCAACACAAAGAGTATGGGGAATCCCTGTTCGAGAAGCTCATCCACGATCCCTCGACGGGCTATTCCGCGCTGGTTACTTCGACGGATCACTTTGATGTGATCTGCCCCTATGCCAGCCGCTTTGCTTTCGAGACCTGGCTGATTCCCCGGTCACGGAATGCTCATTATGATCAATCGAACGCAGACGAACTGACTGATCTGGCCACGTTGTCGCGTCGTCTGCTACGGACACTGGAAGCGATTCTGGGGAGCCATGATCTGAACTATGTGATTCAGACCGCTCCCCTGCAGGCGGGAGATGAGGAGGAATATACCTGGACTCTGCGGATCTTTCCGCGGCTGGCCCACCTGGCCGGCTTTGAACTGGCAACGAACATGTCCGTCAATCCCGTCTTCCCCGAACAGGCGCGCGACCTGTTGCGAAAGCAACTGGAAACAGGGGCCGACTGA
- the glgA gene encoding glycogen synthase GlgA — protein sequence MKIVVASSEAIPFAKTGGLADVASALSKALAEAGHEVSLFLPCYPQSIAKRGLNLDEFECCPEKVTISVGSKEVEASLRKTGFPGSNATVYLVEQPRYFDRPELYHEGGRDYQDNCERFIFFSRAVMAFTEKLNLKPDIIHSNDWQTGLIPALLKIEYQDRPGFEKTAAVYTIHNMAFQGQYWHWDMLLTGIDWKYFNRHQMEFFGQLNLLKTGIVFSQMITTVSPTYAKEIRTEQFGYGLHGVLDSHADRLVGILNGVDTTDWNPEIDPHIAANYSAQTVKEGKPLCKANLQERMGLPQKPDVPLLGAISRMTDQKGFSLILDAAENLLATDVQMVFLGTGDPYHEASFSELARRFPDKVSTLIGFDEILAHQIEAGLDIFLMPSAFEPCGLNQMYSLIYGTVPIVHEVGGLADSVVDASGDNLENGTANGFSFWHFDATVLYRQMRRAIDMYYDQPLWSQLMQNGMTRDWSWKHSAQNYLSVYQQALSFRANNAESVSASR from the coding sequence ATGAAAATCGTCGTAGCGAGTTCCGAAGCGATTCCTTTTGCCAAAACAGGTGGGTTGGCCGATGTGGCCTCCGCACTCTCCAAGGCACTGGCAGAGGCAGGGCACGAGGTCAGCCTCTTTCTGCCCTGTTATCCTCAGTCGATCGCGAAACGGGGGCTCAATCTTGATGAATTCGAATGCTGTCCGGAAAAAGTGACGATTTCAGTAGGCAGCAAGGAAGTCGAAGCCAGCTTAAGAAAAACCGGTTTTCCCGGCTCGAATGCGACCGTCTACCTGGTCGAGCAGCCGCGCTATTTCGACCGGCCGGAGCTCTATCACGAGGGCGGACGGGATTATCAGGATAACTGCGAACGTTTTATCTTCTTCAGTCGCGCGGTGATGGCGTTCACTGAAAAATTGAACCTGAAGCCGGATATCATCCATTCCAATGACTGGCAGACCGGCTTGATTCCCGCTCTGCTCAAGATTGAATACCAGGACCGCCCCGGCTTCGAAAAGACAGCCGCCGTCTACACGATTCACAACATGGCCTTCCAGGGACAGTACTGGCACTGGGACATGCTGTTGACCGGCATCGACTGGAAATACTTCAACCGCCATCAGATGGAATTCTTTGGGCAGTTGAACCTGCTCAAAACGGGGATTGTCTTCTCCCAGATGATCACGACCGTCAGTCCCACCTATGCGAAGGAGATCCGGACCGAGCAGTTCGGCTATGGTCTGCACGGTGTGCTGGATTCGCACGCTGACCGTCTGGTCGGCATTCTCAACGGCGTGGATACCACTGACTGGAACCCGGAAATCGATCCGCACATCGCCGCCAATTATTCCGCACAGACCGTCAAGGAAGGCAAGCCGCTCTGTAAAGCCAACCTGCAGGAACGGATGGGACTGCCGCAGAAACCCGATGTGCCCCTCCTGGGGGCGATCTCACGGATGACCGATCAGAAAGGGTTTTCGCTGATTCTGGATGCGGCAGAGAACCTGCTGGCCACCGACGTGCAGATGGTCTTTCTGGGAACGGGAGATCCGTATCACGAAGCTTCCTTCAGTGAACTGGCCCGACGATTTCCCGACAAGGTGTCGACGCTGATCGGCTTTGATGAAATCCTGGCGCACCAGATCGAAGCCGGGCTGGATATCTTTCTGATGCCCAGTGCATTTGAACCTTGCGGTTTAAACCAGATGTATAGCCTGATTTATGGGACCGTCCCCATTGTGCATGAAGTGGGAGGACTGGCGGACTCAGTGGTCGACGCCTCGGGCGACAATCTGGAAAACGGGACTGCCAACGGCTTTTCCTTCTGGCACTTTGACGCCACCGTGCTGTATCGTCAGATGCGGCGTGCGATTGACATGTACTACGATCAACCGCTCTGGTCACAACTGATGCAGAATGGCATGACCAGGGACTGGTCCTGGAAACACAGTGCCCAGAACTATCTGTCGGTCTATCAGCAGGCGCTCAGTTTTCGTGCGAACAATGCTGAATCGGTTTCCGCCTCGCGTTAA
- a CDS encoding sensor histidine kinase, with amino-acid sequence MNDHSILENQPEKVDQPPATSAESETTAPDAPAAPPKIHHDAFTWELPAEEITLRIRWFGLCVGYVLVNFVGNDAAIQVPQLNWILTLGAIYALADTWFSFRGRVFLGEWPLIISVMEALFIGLLCHYDTGLNSPFRFYYLLSLIVCSIRHSPLIAYVTLALHLLSYTMLLFPLQNAPADWLTQVLLMVVWMGWVAWASIAFSSLVKRTSMELTAANEQLKQNQELLEDRIARRTSDLQESQALLIQQEKHAAFGLLAAGIAHEVGNPLAGISSLVQLLNRHNNDEYTNKRLDEVDAQLRRIQRILRELIDFSRPATTERNRCHINEVITESLNISKYYKRKKGKKIITRFAENLPVVQLVRDQLVQVFLNLILNAMDATEEGESIEITTEAREGQILISVHDNGEGIKAEDKEKLFQPYFTTKAKGTGLGLFVCRNILEHSNTGTIEIDDTVSTGAKFVVSLYCDEVKDLGEIPPGPAQEIKFVTT; translated from the coding sequence ATGAATGATCATTCGATCCTGGAAAATCAGCCCGAAAAGGTAGACCAGCCTCCAGCCACGTCTGCTGAGTCCGAGACCACTGCGCCGGATGCTCCGGCGGCTCCTCCCAAAATCCATCACGATGCGTTCACCTGGGAACTGCCTGCAGAAGAAATCACGCTCCGGATCCGCTGGTTCGGCCTGTGTGTCGGTTATGTGCTGGTCAATTTTGTCGGTAACGATGCCGCGATCCAGGTGCCCCAGCTCAACTGGATCCTGACCCTGGGCGCGATTTATGCCCTGGCAGACACCTGGTTCAGCTTTCGTGGCAGGGTCTTTCTGGGAGAATGGCCGCTGATCATCTCGGTCATGGAAGCCCTGTTTATCGGCCTGCTCTGTCATTACGATACCGGTCTGAACAGTCCCTTCCGTTTTTATTATCTGCTCTCGCTGATTGTCTGCTCGATCCGGCACTCTCCATTAATCGCATACGTCACACTGGCACTGCACCTGCTCAGCTATACCATGCTGCTGTTCCCCCTGCAGAATGCGCCGGCAGACTGGCTCACCCAGGTGCTGCTGATGGTGGTATGGATGGGCTGGGTCGCCTGGGCCAGTATCGCCTTTTCCAGCCTGGTCAAGCGGACGAGTATGGAGCTGACGGCTGCGAACGAACAACTCAAACAGAACCAGGAACTGCTGGAAGACCGGATCGCCAGGCGGACCAGCGATCTGCAGGAATCTCAGGCCCTGTTGATCCAGCAGGAGAAACACGCCGCCTTCGGTCTGCTGGCGGCGGGTATCGCACACGAAGTCGGTAATCCGCTGGCGGGCATCAGTTCGCTGGTGCAGCTGCTGAATCGCCACAACAACGACGAATACACCAACAAACGGCTGGATGAGGTCGACGCACAACTGCGGAGAATTCAACGGATCTTACGGGAGCTGATCGATTTCAGCCGGCCGGCGACGACGGAACGCAACCGCTGCCATATCAATGAAGTGATTACCGAGTCCCTGAATATTTCGAAATATTACAAGCGAAAAAAAGGGAAGAAAATCATCACCCGCTTTGCTGAGAACCTGCCAGTGGTTCAGCTGGTCCGCGACCAGCTGGTGCAGGTCTTCCTGAATCTGATCCTGAATGCGATGGATGCGACTGAAGAAGGTGAGTCGATCGAGATTACCACAGAAGCACGGGAGGGGCAGATTTTAATCTCCGTGCATGACAATGGTGAAGGGATCAAGGCAGAGGACAAAGAAAAACTGTTTCAACCCTATTTCACTACGAAAGCAAAGGGAACCGGGCTGGGGCTGTTTGTCTGTCGCAATATTCTGGAACACTCCAACACCGGTACCATCGAAATTGATGATACCGTCAGCACAGGCGCCAAATTTGTGGTCTCGCTGTACTGCGATGAAGTGAAAGATCTGGGTGAGATTCCTCCGGGACCGGCCCAGGAAATCAAATTTGTAACAACCTGA
- a CDS encoding sigma-54-dependent transcriptional regulator, producing the protein MQLNKSILIVEDEEVIRSSLAEFLTSEGYETMQASTVAKALELARDRDFNVAICDVQLPDGDGIELLRRLQNIKPSIFVLIITAYATVENTISAFKAGAFDYLVKPVIFDDLSHKLNRLFEYQKIFYENQILRRELARSPGIEEIVGSSKALQKLQSTIRKIAATNSNVLLSGESGTGKELFARSIHSNGPKREQRFLAVNCGMRPIELLESQLFGSAASSLQYPQAEQTGVFKNADGGTVYLDEISQLPLGTQGKLLRAIEYGEILPLGSAEPVKVDVRLIASTTQDLAEMVKTGEFEQDLFYRLDGMKIHIPALRERVDDIPELVEYFIAKHSHKMGKRVTGATSETIRALMSAEWKGNVRQLDNAIERAVMMCDDTLICLNDLPPELHQNEPPLPDVDDLRLALRHYERMHITRVLKDSTDKREAAKRLKLGLSSLYRKIEELDIELD; encoded by the coding sequence GTGCAACTTAATAAATCGATTTTGATTGTCGAAGACGAAGAAGTCATCCGCAGCTCACTGGCCGAATTTCTCACCAGCGAAGGCTATGAGACCATGCAGGCATCGACCGTAGCCAAAGCACTGGAACTCGCCCGGGACCGGGATTTCAATGTCGCGATCTGCGATGTGCAGCTGCCGGATGGTGACGGAATTGAACTACTCAGACGGCTGCAGAATATTAAGCCGAGTATTTTCGTGCTGATTATTACCGCTTACGCCACCGTCGAAAATACAATCTCTGCCTTCAAAGCGGGGGCGTTTGACTATCTGGTGAAACCGGTCATCTTTGACGACCTGTCTCACAAACTCAACCGCCTGTTCGAATACCAGAAGATCTTCTACGAAAATCAGATTCTCAGACGGGAACTGGCCCGCAGCCCCGGCATCGAAGAGATCGTCGGCAGCAGCAAAGCACTACAGAAACTGCAGAGCACGATCCGCAAGATCGCGGCTACGAACTCGAATGTGCTCCTCTCCGGTGAATCGGGAACCGGTAAAGAACTCTTCGCCCGCTCGATTCACTCCAACGGCCCCAAGCGTGAGCAACGCTTCCTGGCCGTCAATTGTGGCATGCGGCCGATTGAACTGCTTGAGTCACAGCTGTTCGGATCAGCCGCCAGTTCGCTGCAATATCCACAGGCAGAGCAGACGGGCGTCTTTAAAAATGCCGATGGCGGAACCGTTTATCTGGACGAAATTTCCCAACTGCCACTCGGTACCCAGGGCAAACTGCTGCGTGCCATCGAGTACGGCGAAATCCTGCCTCTGGGCAGTGCGGAGCCGGTGAAAGTCGACGTGCGGTTGATCGCCTCGACCACCCAGGATCTGGCCGAAATGGTAAAAACCGGCGAATTCGAGCAGGACCTGTTCTACCGGCTGGATGGCATGAAAATCCACATCCCCGCCCTGCGGGAACGGGTCGACGACATTCCCGAACTGGTGGAATATTTCATTGCCAAACATTCACACAAAATGGGGAAACGCGTGACCGGTGCCACAAGTGAAACCATTCGTGCGCTGATGTCGGCGGAATGGAAAGGGAATGTCCGCCAACTGGATAACGCCATCGAACGAGCGGTGATGATGTGCGACGACACCCTGATCTGTCTGAATGACCTGCCCCCGGAACTCCATCAGAACGAGCCTCCGCTGCCAGACGTTGACGATCTGCGGCTGGCTCTCCGGCACTACGAGCGGATGCATATCACCCGCGTTCTGAAAGACAGTACCGACAAACGGGAAGCGGCTAAACGGCTCAAACTGGGTCTGTCGAGCCTGTATCGTAAGATTGAAGAACTCGATATCGAACTGGACTGA